Below is a window of Staphylococcus succinus DNA.
TGTAAGTTTAGACCATATGAGTCAAGAAAAAACTTACATACATGAAATGTCTGACGAAGATTTAAATAAGGCCATAACACGTGTGAAACAAGTTAAAAAAGGTGAGTTTTTTGTTGCACGCACATTAACTCCTCAAAGCGAACAGCTAAAAAGCGATAAATCATTCTTACATTTCTTAGAAGAAACATTTGAACAATTATTAAAATTTTATAGATAATTTTCTATCAACATGGTGTAAAAGCACGGAGCTAAAGTTTAACTTTAGCTCCGTGCTTTAAATTTGTCCTTTTTTCATTACTCAACTAGATAAGTTAATCATCAAATTAATATATATAAGGATCATTGTCTTTTTTCTTTTTCATTTCCGTATCAGGGTTTACTTCCGGGTGTTGTTGTTTTTGACTGTCTCCATTTTGTTGATTGGGTTTTAGATTATTATGCTTTTTATCATTTTTTCTACTAAACAGCATAATAGCAACTATCAACCATAAAACAAGTGCAATGATATTAGCAGTAAATAAACCTATTAAACCAGCTACAATAAATAAACATGCAGATAATACTCTGTGTTTATTTATTAAAATTGTTGCTATAATACCTAATATTGTAGAAATAAGTAAGATGCTACCTTGGAAAATTGCGGTAGCTTTAAATGCTTCTGAGGATATCTCTACGCCATTTTGTTGATTCATTTCATTATACATTTCTACAAATTGTGGATTGTTTATTAAAAATAACCCTATTACTAAAAACAATAAATATATTAAACTTAGTCCATTTGCGATCCATGCAATAATGCGTTCTGCTTTTCTCTTCATCGTTATCCTCCTCTTCTATATTTTAATACTATCATAGCAAAATTATTAAAGTTTAAAAATTATCTTGTGCTATTTAGATACATAATCTATTAAATCAAGCCTATTTTATTTAATCTAATGTGATAATACTTATGTTTACAACCTTAGTTTTAGGTTGACCTAACAAATTATTTGGAGTAATCTAGAGAATATTGATGATACATTTAGGCGGTGATTTTTTGACACAACAAACAAACAATAAACATAAAAGTATGGATGAAATCAATAATACGGTTTCTGTAAACTCTAATGGTAAATTCAGCCAAAAATTACTTTCCTTTTTAGGACCTGGACTATTAGTAGCGGTAGGTTATATGGATCCAGGTAATTGGATTACTTCCATGCAAGGCGGCGCACAATTTGGTTATATTTTGCTATTCGTAATTTTACTATCTAGTTTATCTGCAATGCTATTACAAAGTATGACAGTAAGATTAGGCATAGCAACAGGTATGGACTTAGCGCAAGCAACCAAACACTATTTGAACAAACCGCTTTCGTTTATATTTTGGATTATAGCAGAGCTTGCAATTATCGCTACAGACATTGCTGAAGTTATCGGAAGTGCTATTGCCTTAGATTTACTATTTGATATTCCATTATTAATAGGTGCATTAATCACAGTACTCGACGTTTTCTTATTGTTATTTATTATGCGTTTTGGATTTAGAAAAATTGAAGCTATCGTCGGAACATTGATTTTTACCGTACTCGTTATTTTTATATTCGAAGTATTCATAGCTTCACCAGAAGTAAATGATATAATTAATGGCTTTATACCACACCAGACAATTATTACAGATAATAGTGCCCTATTTATAGCATTAGGTATTATTGGTGCGACAATTATGCCACATAACTTATATTTACATTCTTCCATCGTACAATCTAGAATGTATGATAGAAATAGTATAAAATCAAAAGCACAAGCTATTAAATTTGCCACTCTCGATTCGAATATACAACTATCTATTGCATTTGTTATTAACTGTTTATTACTCGTGTTAGGCGCCGCGTTATTTTATGGCGTAAATACGGAACAACTCGGTGGTTTTTATGATTTATACAATGCGTTGTTGCATCAACCGGTGATAGGCGCTTCTATGGGTGCAGTGATGAGTACGTTGTTTGCAATAGCACTGCTTGCCTCCGGACAAAATTCAACAATAACGGGGACAATGGCAGGACAAATAGTCATGGAAGGATTTATAAACCTTAAAATACCTAATTGGTTACGTAGGCTAATCACAAGAGTCATTGCCATATTACCTATTATTTTATGCTTAATTATATTTCATGGTAATGAAGCTAAAATGGAACAACTATTAGTATTCTCTCAAGTATTTTTAAGTTTAGCGTTACCCTTTTCATTAATCCCATTACAACTAGCAACTAACGATTATCGTTTAATGGGGCCGTTTAAAAATAAAAGTTGGGTTAATACCATTTCCTGGATCCTAATAATTATTTTAAGTATTTTAAATATCTATTTAATTATTCAAACATTTCAAGACTTATAGCGATATAAAAATGCCGATGATATCATATCATCGGCATTTTTATTTAAGATTTATCTTTTGTTTGATCTTCTGATGTCGAAGATGCTTCATTAGTTTCTTGATCTTCTGCATCATGTGATGTTACTTTTTTACGTTCTTCAAAATTCATTCTACGTTGATTTACAGCACTAGGTCGTTGCTTGCGCTTTTCTTTCTCACGTTGTCTGCGTTCTTTTTTCTCTTGCTTAATACGTGCTTTTTCTTCAGCTTTCTCTTGTTTTAATCTTGCAGCTTCTTCTGCCTTTTCTTGTTTAAGACGTTGTTGTTCTTCATATTCTGCTTGTTTACGTTGCGCCTCTTCTTCTGCAAGTTGTTGGTTATATCTTTCCGTTTCTGCTCTTTCACGTTCTGCTTGTTCATTCATTGCATCATTTTGTTGATGCTGCATTTCATCTTCAACAGGTTTACCCTTTTCATCATAAATACTACTTACCTGACCAAATTCATCATCAGAACTTTGCTGTCCATCTTGGTTTTCATGGTGCTTTTTGTTTTTATAGTTGTATTTAGCCTGTCTTGAAAGTATTTTCGGTTCTTCATCCGATGCATCTTTTTCTGTATTTACTTTTTCGGCAATTTCAGAACTATAACCACCTCTTCTGAGTTGATTATCTTTGTTTGTTTGTTGTTCTACGTCAGAAGTTTGTTGTCTGTCATCATTTTGAGGCTCCACAACACCTTGAGGTTTTGTAAATTCTTGATGTTGCTCATAATCTGTGTAATGTCCTTGATTTCCTTCTGCATAATACGCAGGTACGGTTTCTACTTTTTCTTTACGCGCAAACATCATGATTGCAATAATTAAAAATAGAATAGGGATAATCAATGTTACAAATAGTAACACTAACGGCAAAGTAACTAAAGTAGCTACTAAGAATAAGAATCCAGATAAAACTCTTATATTCATTGAAATTAATGCTAAAAATGAAATTAATAGACAAATGATAAAATATACTATAACTGCCCACACACCATTTTGTAACCATATTACAAACTGGGTTGTATTTAGACTATTATTAGCTAAAAGTTGTTGGACAAAATCATTTCCGTTCAATGAAGTTTCTAAATTTTGTATTGATGTGTCACTACTAAAAGATACTAGTGCAATAAACATCGTAATAATGGTAAGTAAGAGTAAGAATATCCAACTCAACCAACCTAATACTTTTTCTGCTAGTCGACTCACTGGACGCCTAACTTGAGTATATTGCTCTCCTGACATGTATTTACAACTCCTTATATTGCTTGTCAAACTATTATATCGAATTAACAGTAAAATAACTACTAACTACGATTTATTTTAATGACATTTTAAAATTTAAAAATCTTTCGTTATATTCGCTTAATGTTTCTTTACCTAAGTCTTTATAAACTTCTAATTTAGATTGCGTTTCTTGAGACGGATAGAAGCGATCATCATTTTTAACATTGGCCGGCAATTTTGCTCTTGCGACTTTATTAGGTGTTGCATAGCCTACCCACTCTGTATTTTGCTTATTAATTTTTGCATCTAATAGAAAATTCATAAATTTATATGCACCTTCTTTGTTTTGTGCTGTTTTTGGTATAACCATGTTATCAAACCATAGGTTAGAACCTTCTTTAGGAACTACATAATCAAATTCATCACTCGCTTGAACAATAGGTGCTGCTACGCCACTCCAAACAACTGCGATGTTTGCTTCATGTTGCTCTAACATCATTGTAATTTCATCACCTACTACACCTTTAACATTTGGGCTTAAGCGTGTTAAATTTTTCTCTGCTTTTTCTAAATGTTGTCTATGGGTATCATTTAAACTATAACCTAATTTGTTAAGTGATAATCCTATTATTTCTCTAGCACCATCTACTAATAAGACATCATCATTATATTTTTTATTGTAAAGGCTTTGCCATGAATTAAAATTATCGTTTGGATATATATTTTTATTATATACAATTCCTACAGTACCAAAAAAATAAGGCACTGAATATCGATTTCCTTTATCAAATGGCATATTCATATAATCAGAATCTAGATTTTTCATATTAGGTATTTTTTCATGATTAATAGGTAATAATAACTTTTCACGTTTCATTTTTTCTACTGTATATTCACTTGGAAAAGCTACATCGTAATGCGTACCACCATTACGGATTTTGGCTTCCATTGCTTCGTTAGAATCAAATGTTTCATAAACAACTTCTATACCAGTTTCTTTTTGGAATTGTTTAATTAACTCAGGGTCTATATATTCTCCCCAGTTATATACATAAATTTTTTCCCCGCTTGAAGAGTGATTTTTCGCAGTGAATTTTTGGCTTATAAATAAACATATCATTCCTACAGCAATTGAAACTATAATTAATTGTAAAAAGCGCTTCATCGTTGTATACCTCGCTTCAGGAGTCGTTTATGCTTCATTGTACTTTGTATTACATAATAACCTAATACTCCCATCATAATGACTACGAATAATATTGTTGATATAGCGTTAATTTCCATACTAATTCCTTTTCTGGCCATAGCGTATACTTCAACAGACAATACACTAAAGCCGTTTCCAGTAACAAAGAAACTAACAGTAAAATCATCTAGAGAATAAGTTAATGCCATAAAAAAGCCACCTAAAATTGCGGGCATTAATTGTGGTAACATGACTTTATTCAATAATTGCATCTCTGTAGCTCCTAAATCACGTGCTGCATCTAGCGTATTCCCATTCATTTCATACAGTTTGGGCAATACAATAATGACTACAATAGGAATACAAAAAGCGATGTGGGAAATGAGTACTGTCATAAACCCAAGGCCTAACCCAGTAAAATGTCCTATTGCTGTAAACATAATTAAAAATGAAGCACCAATCACAACATCTGAGGATACCATCAAAACATTATTTAATGTTAAAAGCGAAACTTTTAATTTTTTATCTTTTAAATGATATAAACCTATGGCTCCCATTGTTCCGATGACTGTAGCAAACGCTGCAGCTAACAAAGCTACTGCAATCGTATTAAAAATAACAGCCATCAAACGATCATTACTAAATAACGATTGGTAATGTTCTAAAGTAAATCCCTCAAAATGAATCATATTACCAGCAGAATTAAATGAATATACCATTAAAAATAATATTGGAATATACAATATTGCAGTTAAGCTGAAGATATATAACTTGCCATACCATTTCATTAGATTCACCCTTTTCCATTCGAAGATTTAGTATTAGTAATGATTAAGACAAGTGCCATAAAGACGATTAAACATAATGCAATCGTCGAACCCATACCATAATTTTGAATAACTAGAAATTGCTCTTCGATAGCTGTTCCTATATTAATCACTTTATTACCAGCAATCAATCTGGTAATCATAAAGAGTGACAAAGCAGGAATAAATGTAACTTGTATACCTGTTAACACACCTTGCTTAGTAAGTGGTAATATCACTTTTCTAAAAGTTGTAAATGAATTCGCCCCTAAATCACTCGATGCTTGTATTATATTATTAGGAATATCTTTCATACTATTGAAAATTGGTAAAATCATAAATGGTATATAAATATAGCTAGCAACTAATAAAAATGCTGGCGCAGTAAATAATAAATCTGTTTTAGGCAAATGAAGCATGCTCAAGATTTGATTAATAATACCATCATGACTTAACAAACCTATAAATGCATAGGTCTTGAGCAGTAAATTAATCCACGTAGGAATTATTAAGATAAGTAACCATAAGTTTTGATACTTAGATGATTTAATGAAATAAGCAGCAGGATAACTTATTAATAATGTAATGAATGTTATTGCTGTAGCAAACATAATAGAGTCCCAAAACATTTGGAAATACTTAAATGAAACAATTTTCTTATAGTTTTCAAGACTTAAATGCCCATGCAAATCAAACATTGAAAAATAAATGAGTAGAATCACTGGTATAATGATAAATAAAATCATCCATAACAAATAAGGAATGAATAAAAAATTATTAATTTTACGCATGATCTATGTCCTCATAACTTTCAATGCGCTTATCAAATTCTTTTTCTGTTTCTCCAGGCACCATAATATGAATCGCTTCTGGTTCAAAATATAAACCAACTTTACTACCTACTTCGGCTTTTTTAGTTGAGTGTATCATCCACTCATATCCTTTTCTGTCTATACAATTGATTTCATAATGTACGCCTCGAAACAGCATCGCATCTACAGTCACTTCAAATAAGCCTTCTTGCGCATCGGTTAATGTAATATCTTCTGGTCTGATTACAACTTCGACATGTTGGTTTTCTGGGATCCCCATATCTACACATACAAAATCTTGACCGTAGATATTCACTAAATAATCATTTACCATTTCTCCTTCTACGATATTAGATTCACCAATAAAGTCAGCAACAAATCTATTCACAGGTTCGTCATAGATATCTGTAGGTGAACCAAATTGTTGAATCTTGCCATCTTTCATTACAAAAATATAATCACTTAGCGCTAAGGCTTCTTCTTGATCATGTGTAACAAAGATGAACGTAATGCCTAACCTTGATTGAATATCTCTAAGTTCATATTGCATTTCTGTTCGTAGTTTCAAATCCAGTGCAGATAGTGATTCATCTAGTAATAGAATTTCTGGTTCATTGACAATAGCACGTGCAATCGCTACACGTTGTTTTTGACCGCCACTCATTTCTTCCACCGTTCTATACTCATAACCATTTAATTTCACAAGTTTTAATGCTTCTTGAACTTTCTGTTTAATTTCGACTTTACTCATTTTCTTTAATTTTAATCCAAATGCGATATTGTCATATACGTTAAGGTGTGGAAATAGCGCATAATCTTGGAATACTGTATTAACTTTTCGTTTGTTTGCAGGCGTATGCTTTATAGATTTATTTTGATAAATAATGTCACCATTATCTATTTGTTCAAATCCTGCAATGAGCTTTAATATAGTTGTTTTGCCACAGCCAGATGGCCCAAGCAAAGTATAAAAATGTCCTGATTCAATATCAATGTCTATCTTGTTCAAGATTTGTAAATCATCATAACTTTTACTCACTGACTTGAATGATAAGATTGGCTCCATTTATTTGTCCTCCTATAAATATGATGCAGTTGCAACTATCATGACTCTAGCTTCATCTTGAGTCGGGTTATATAATCTATGTATTTGATTTGCTTTAAAATATAATGCATCACCTGTCTCTGCACGATAAGTCTTATCACCTAACATCAAACACACATTGCCTTCTAAACAGTAAATAAACGTATCAGATTCTGAAGGTTTAAAATCTTTATAAGACGCATTGGCTTTTAACGTTAATAAAAGTGGCTCCATCTCTAATTCATTTGATTGTGTCACTGGCCATTTCAATATATAACCTTTGTCGTATTCATCGTAAGTAATTTGCGATACTTTCTTATATAATACCTTTTCATCTATTTGTGCTTTAAAAAAATCACTTGGATGCGTTCCTAAAACTTCTAGTATATTTAAAAAAGTCTCCATACTCGGAGATGCATGTGTACTTTCTATTTGTGATATATAGCCTTTGGATAAATCTGTACGTTCAGCAAGTTCTTCTTGAGTTAAGTTTTTAATCCGTCTTAAATTTTTAATTTTTTTACCTATATCCATTTCGTCACCTATATCTCTTTACTCCATAACGTTTGGTCATAGCAAAGTTTATTTTTAATTAGTTACAAATCTTTATTTTAAGCTCAAAATAAAAAAGCTATATTTAGTTTACTTTTATCAAACATTTTGTTTAATGCTTAATAAAAATATCAAAATATAGCTTATATGACAATAGTTATTTTTAATTTGAACTAAAATATTTTTGATCTGCTGCGCCTTTTACTGCTTGTACTGCCTTGTAACTATTATAACCACTGCTATTTTCAAATTCTTTAAAGATTTGTTTTTCCTCTGCTTTACTGGGAACAATCGCTTTGAATTGTTTATAACGTTCCAATAATACTTCCCCTTCAACTTTAGACTCATAAAATGATTCTATTGCATTGAAAAAAGATACAACTTGCATCATTTCATCATTTGACCAATCTAAATCAATAGGATATTGATATTCCATAAACAAACATGCCACCTTTTCATAATTAAATCATAATTTACAATAGCTAACGCAAATATGGCTACTCTATTATTTAAAAAAATAGCCACCAGTATAAAAACTAGTGGCTATTTCTTATGTGTTGTACGTGTATTAGAACAATATACTTACATTGTGTGGATTGGTAATCCTAATGCTTTTTCAGCTGCTTCCATAGACATTTCACCTAAAGTTGGGTGTGCGTGGATAGTTAATGCTAAATCTTCAGCATTCATACCAGCTTCAATAGCTAAACCTAATTCAGAAATAATATCAGAAGCACCAGCACCAACTACTTGTGCTCCTACTAATGTATTATCTTCTTTAAGTGTTAACAATTTAACAAAACCATTAGTATCATCTAATGATAATGCACGACCGTTAGCTGCATAAGGGAATTTAGAAGCAGTAACTGCTAATCCTTCTTCTTTAGCTTGCTCTTCAGTGTAACCAACTTGTGCAAGTTCTGGTTCAGTGAAACATACAGCTGGCATACCGATGTAATCAACTTCTGATGCTTCACCAGCAATTACTTCAGCAGCAACTTTAGCTTCATAGCTTGCTTTGTGCGCAAGTGGTAAACCTGGAACAATATCGCCAATTGCAAAGATATTTTCAGCAGAAGTACGGCTTTGTTTGTCTACTTCTAACAATCCACGATCTGCGAATTTAAGACCTAATTCTTCTAAGCCTAATTCATCAGTGTTTGGACGACGACCTACAGTAACTAATACGTAATCAGCATCGATTGTTTGCTCTTCACCTTTTACTTCATAAGTTACTTTAACGCCATTTTCTGTTTCTTCAGCAGATTTTGCCATTGCTTCAGTAACAATTTCAACGCCTTTTTCTTTCATACCTTTTTTAACAGGTTGTGTCATTTGTTTTTCGAAACCGCCTAAAATATCTTTAGCGCCTTCTAAAATAGTAACTTCAGAACCAAAGTTAGCGAAAGCAGTTCCAAGTTCAGAACCGATATATCCGCCACCAACAACTACTAATTTGCCAGGAACTTCTTGTAAGTTTAAAGCGCCTGTAGAATCAATTACACGGCTACCAAACTTGAAGTTAGGGATTTCGATTGGTCTTGAACCAGTCGCAATAATAGCATTTTTGAAGTTATATGTTTGAGCACTTTTCTCATCCATAACACGTAAGCTATTGTTATCAACAAAGTAAGCTTCGCCTTTAACGATTTCAACTTTATTACCTTTTAATAGTCCTTCAACTCCACCAGTTAATTTACTAACAACTGATTGTTTGAATTCTTGAACTTTATCAAATTTAAGTGAAACACTTTCAGCAATAACACCTAGGTTTTCTGAGTTTTTAGTTTCATTAAAACGATGTGAAGCATGTAATAAAGCTTTAGAAGGAATACAGCCTACGTTTAAACATACGCCACCTAATTCGCCTTTTTCAACGATTGTTATTTTTTGACCTAACTGTGCTGCACGAATTGCTGCAACATAGCCTCCTGGTCCTGCTCCGATTACAATAGTGTCTGTTTCAATTGGGAAATCTCCAACTACCATGTTTTACCCCTCCATTAATAATAATTCTGGATTATTCAATAATCGTTTGATATGGTTCATAGCATTTTGTCCAGTAGCACCATCAATTTGTCTGTGGTCAAAACTTAATGACAATGATAATACTGGAGCTGCTACGATTTCTCCATCTTTTACAATTGGTTTTTGTGCAATACGGCCAATACCTAAGATAGCAACTTCTGGGTGATTGATAACTGGAGTAAACCATTGTCCACCAGCTGAACCAATATTACTAATTGTACATGTAGCGTCTTTCATTTCGTCTGAAGCTAATTTACCATCACGTGCTTTTACAGCAAGTTCATTAATTTCGTCAGAAATACTAAAGATAGATTTACGATCCGCGTGTTTAACTACAGGTACTAATAGTCCTCTATCAGTATCAGCTGCGATACCAATATTCCAGTAATGTTTATGAACAATTTCGCCAGCTTCTTCATTGAATGAAGTATTAAGTGCTGGGTATTTTTTCAATGCTGAAACTAATGCTTTAACTACATAAGGTAAGAAAGTTAATTTAGTACCTTGCTCAGCTGCAACTTCTTTGAATTTTTTACGGTGATCCCATAATTCTTGAACATCAATTTCATCCATTAATGTTACGTGAGGTGCAGTTTGCTTAGAGTTAACCATAGCTTTAGCAATTGCTTTACGCATTGCAGGTATTTTTTCTGTTGTTTCTGGGAACTCACCTTCAGTTGAAACTGGTGCTGATTGTGTAGTATTTGAAGTTTCTTCACTTACTGCTTCAGAAGTACTTTCATTAGAAGCTGAAGCTGCTTGTCCGCCGCCATTTAAGTAAGCGTCTACATCTTCTTTTGTTGTACGTCCGTTTTTACCTGAAGCTACAACAGCTTTAATATTAACGCCATTGTCACG
It encodes the following:
- a CDS encoding dihydrolipoamide acetyltransferase family protein yields the protein MAFEFKLPDIGEGIHEGEIVKWFVKAGDQIEEDDVLAEVQNDKSVVEIPSPVAGTIEEVLVDEGTVAVVGDTIIKIDAPDAEDMQFKGSESDESASEEAPAEESTEAATPAQSSNEEVDESKRVKAMPSVRKYARDNGVNIKAVVASGKNGRTTKEDVDAYLNGGGQAASASNESTSEAVSEETSNTTQSAPVSTEGEFPETTEKIPAMRKAIAKAMVNSKQTAPHVTLMDEIDVQELWDHRKKFKEVAAEQGTKLTFLPYVVKALVSALKKYPALNTSFNEEAGEIVHKHYWNIGIAADTDRGLLVPVVKHADRKSIFSISDEINELAVKARDGKLASDEMKDATCTISNIGSAGGQWFTPVINHPEVAILGIGRIAQKPIVKDGEIVAAPVLSLSLSFDHRQIDGATGQNAMNHIKRLLNNPELLLMEG
- the lpdA gene encoding dihydrolipoyl dehydrogenase codes for the protein MVVGDFPIETDTIVIGAGPGGYVAAIRAAQLGQKITIVEKGELGGVCLNVGCIPSKALLHASHRFNETKNSENLGVIAESVSLKFDKVQEFKQSVVSKLTGGVEGLLKGNKVEIVKGEAYFVDNNSLRVMDEKSAQTYNFKNAIIATGSRPIEIPNFKFGSRVIDSTGALNLQEVPGKLVVVGGGYIGSELGTAFANFGSEVTILEGAKDILGGFEKQMTQPVKKGMKEKGVEIVTEAMAKSAEETENGVKVTYEVKGEEQTIDADYVLVTVGRRPNTDELGLEELGLKFADRGLLEVDKQSRTSAENIFAIGDIVPGLPLAHKASYEAKVAAEVIAGEASEVDYIGMPAVCFTEPELAQVGYTEEQAKEEGLAVTASKFPYAANGRALSLDDTNGFVKLLTLKEDNTLVGAQVVGAGASDIISELGLAIEAGMNAEDLALTIHAHPTLGEMSMEAAEKALGLPIHTM
- a CDS encoding Nramp family divalent metal transporter; this encodes MTQQTNNKHKSMDEINNTVSVNSNGKFSQKLLSFLGPGLLVAVGYMDPGNWITSMQGGAQFGYILLFVILLSSLSAMLLQSMTVRLGIATGMDLAQATKHYLNKPLSFIFWIIAELAIIATDIAEVIGSAIALDLLFDIPLLIGALITVLDVFLLLFIMRFGFRKIEAIVGTLIFTVLVIFIFEVFIASPEVNDIINGFIPHQTIITDNSALFIALGIIGATIMPHNLYLHSSIVQSRMYDRNSIKSKAQAIKFATLDSNIQLSIAFVINCLLLVLGAALFYGVNTEQLGGFYDLYNALLHQPVIGASMGAVMSTLFAIALLASGQNSTITGTMAGQIVMEGFINLKIPNWLRRLITRVIAILPIILCLIIFHGNEAKMEQLLVFSQVFLSLALPFSLIPLQLATNDYRLMGPFKNKSWVNTISWILIIILSILNIYLIIQTFQDL
- a CDS encoding ABC transporter permease → MKWYGKLYIFSLTAILYIPILFLMVYSFNSAGNMIHFEGFTLEHYQSLFSNDRLMAVIFNTIAVALLAAAFATVIGTMGAIGLYHLKDKKLKVSLLTLNNVLMVSSDVVIGASFLIMFTAIGHFTGLGLGFMTVLISHIAFCIPIVVIIVLPKLYEMNGNTLDAARDLGATEMQLLNKVMLPQLMPAILGGFFMALTYSLDDFTVSFFVTGNGFSVLSVEVYAMARKGISMEINAISTILFVVIMMGVLGYYVIQSTMKHKRLLKRGIQR
- a CDS encoding DUF4064 domain-containing protein, whose translation is MKRKAERIIAWIANGLSLIYLLFLVIGLFLINNPQFVEMYNEMNQQNGVEISSEAFKATAIFQGSILLISTILGIIATILINKHRVLSACLFIVAGLIGLFTANIIALVLWLIVAIMLFSRKNDKKHNNLKPNQQNGDSQKQQHPEVNPDTEMKKKKDNDPYIY
- a CDS encoding UPF0223 family protein: MEYQYPIDLDWSNDEMMQVVSFFNAIESFYESKVEGEVLLERYKQFKAIVPSKAEEKQIFKEFENSSGYNSYKAVQAVKGAADQKYFSSN
- a CDS encoding ABC transporter permease, translated to MRKINNFLFIPYLLWMILFIIIPVILLIYFSMFDLHGHLSLENYKKIVSFKYFQMFWDSIMFATAITFITLLISYPAAYFIKSSKYQNLWLLILIIPTWINLLLKTYAFIGLLSHDGIINQILSMLHLPKTDLLFTAPAFLLVASYIYIPFMILPIFNSMKDIPNNIIQASSDLGANSFTTFRKVILPLTKQGVLTGIQVTFIPALSLFMITRLIAGNKVINIGTAIEEQFLVIQNYGMGSTIALCLIVFMALVLIITNTKSSNGKG
- a CDS encoding ABC transporter substrate-binding protein — encoded protein: MKRFLQLIIVSIAVGMICLFISQKFTAKNHSSSGEKIYVYNWGEYIDPELIKQFQKETGIEVVYETFDSNEAMEAKIRNGGTHYDVAFPSEYTVEKMKREKLLLPINHEKIPNMKNLDSDYMNMPFDKGNRYSVPYFFGTVGIVYNKNIYPNDNFNSWQSLYNKKYNDDVLLVDGAREIIGLSLNKLGYSLNDTHRQHLEKAEKNLTRLSPNVKGVVGDEITMMLEQHEANIAVVWSGVAAPIVQASDEFDYVVPKEGSNLWFDNMVIPKTAQNKEGAYKFMNFLLDAKINKQNTEWVGYATPNKVARAKLPANVKNDDRFYPSQETQSKLEVYKDLGKETLSEYNERFLNFKMSLK
- a CDS encoding ABC transporter ATP-binding protein encodes the protein MEPILSFKSVSKSYDDLQILNKIDIDIESGHFYTLLGPSGCGKTTILKLIAGFEQIDNGDIIYQNKSIKHTPANKRKVNTVFQDYALFPHLNVYDNIAFGLKLKKMSKVEIKQKVQEALKLVKLNGYEYRTVEEMSGGQKQRVAIARAIVNEPEILLLDESLSALDLKLRTEMQYELRDIQSRLGITFIFVTHDQEEALALSDYIFVMKDGKIQQFGSPTDIYDEPVNRFVADFIGESNIVEGEMVNDYLVNIYGQDFVCVDMGIPENQHVEVVIRPEDITLTDAQEGLFEVTVDAMLFRGVHYEINCIDRKGYEWMIHSTKKAEVGSKVGLYFEPEAIHIMVPGETEKEFDKRIESYEDIDHA
- a CDS encoding helix-turn-helix domain-containing protein, with product MDIGKKIKNLRRIKNLTQEELAERTDLSKGYISQIESTHASPSMETFLNILEVLGTHPSDFFKAQIDEKVLYKKVSQITYDEYDKGYILKWPVTQSNELEMEPLLLTLKANASYKDFKPSESDTFIYCLEGNVCLMLGDKTYRAETGDALYFKANQIHRLYNPTQDEARVMIVATASYL
- the auxB gene encoding lipoteichoic acid stability factor AuxB; this encodes MSGEQYTQVRRPVSRLAEKVLGWLSWIFLLLLTIITMFIALVSFSSDTSIQNLETSLNGNDFVQQLLANNSLNTTQFVIWLQNGVWAVIVYFIICLLISFLALISMNIRVLSGFLFLVATLVTLPLVLLFVTLIIPILFLIIAIMMFARKEKVETVPAYYAEGNQGHYTDYEQHQEFTKPQGVVEPQNDDRQQTSDVEQQTNKDNQLRRGGYSSEIAEKVNTEKDASDEEPKILSRQAKYNYKNKKHHENQDGQQSSDDEFGQVSSIYDEKGKPVEDEMQHQQNDAMNEQAERERAETERYNQQLAEEEAQRKQAEYEEQQRLKQEKAEEAARLKQEKAEEKARIKQEKKERRQREKEKRKQRPSAVNQRRMNFEERKKVTSHDAEDQETNEASSTSEDQTKDKS